From Paenibacillus sp. V4I7, one genomic window encodes:
- a CDS encoding OsmC family protein: MSEHRFELKAEWSGGLDGTGHIRAGNLVSAISVPSQLDGPGIGTNPEEMLLGAAATCFLITLSMLLKRQGIASIELNSEIFVHSSPAMKVDKIIHRPRISIPAHTSQELTDKISKAAYRAEQTCMISKALKGNVEVIVEPEILLLKE; this comes from the coding sequence ATGAGCGAGCATCGTTTTGAACTTAAGGCTGAGTGGTCCGGAGGCTTGGACGGCACAGGTCACATTCGAGCAGGTAACCTAGTCTCGGCGATTTCAGTGCCAAGCCAATTAGATGGTCCTGGCATCGGGACGAATCCGGAGGAGATGCTGCTTGGCGCGGCAGCGACCTGCTTTTTAATCACACTAAGCATGCTGCTGAAGCGTCAAGGTATTGCATCGATCGAGCTGAACTCAGAGATATTCGTCCATAGCAGTCCGGCGATGAAGGTGGATAAAATCATTCACCGGCCGCGAATCAGTATCCCAGCTCATACTTCACAAGAGCTTACGGATAAAATAAGCAAAGCGGCCTATCGTGCTGAGCAGACTTGTATGATCAGTAAAGCATTAAAAGGGAATGTTGAGGTCATTGTGGAACCTGAAATTCTTCTATTGAAGGAGTAG
- a CDS encoding multidrug efflux SMR transporter has translation MIWNMNWTFLLLAIIFEVVGTTAMKMSSGFTRIGPAIVMGICYILCFTLLTLALKQLDVSLAYAIWSGVGTALITIIGIWWFNESVSTLKVLSIVLIILGVIGLHISSSGDEGQSKASQAQNSSTAINLDTKE, from the coding sequence ATGATTTGGAATATGAATTGGACATTTTTACTGCTGGCAATCATATTTGAAGTAGTGGGAACGACGGCTATGAAGATGTCGTCAGGCTTTACAAGGATAGGTCCGGCTATTGTTATGGGCATCTGCTATATTCTATGCTTCACCTTACTGACGCTGGCTTTAAAGCAGCTCGATGTCAGTTTGGCCTACGCCATATGGTCTGGAGTAGGGACAGCACTCATCACGATCATCGGCATATGGTGGTTCAATGAATCGGTTTCCACACTGAAGGTGCTTTCCATTGTTCTCATCATCTTAGGGGTTATTGGTCTACATATAAGCAGCAGTGGGGACGAAGGTCAATCGAAGGCCTCGCAAGCGCAAAATTCTTCAACGGCAATAAACTTAGACACGAAGGAATAG
- a CDS encoding methyl-accepting chemotaxis protein, with translation MKFKKKLNVSNFKNVRNVKANLSILRNLKLRFKLLLMNAIAILFLLIVGITGYYFMDKMSSNSTRMYEESLLSVKWINQLKSNFNETEANLLEMMLSTDVKYKVKLKVKLDENSAKNKELVTKLAGIALNQEETDAFKSFEELNLKYREVVVRTIDHATQNNQVAYQVYNNEVSPQGDKTIEALDKLVVLKEFAAEQFQRSSSADSKKSHWVIILTIVIAIIIMTVNALALNMIITTPIRRLQEHMEKAASGDLSVKGDYPYEDEVGKLTGSFNVMTESLRSLVKQIADNALTLSASSEELLASSEQSSMAARQVATSSQKLSEDFDKQFAGVNQANEAVQQMLTSTKLIDESAQEVAELAEQATQAAQNGKQSVVSIAGQMTEISDAVREVNDVIEALGKNAHKIGEIVNVINEISTQTNLLSLNAAIEAARAGEAGRGFAVVAGEVRKLAEQSSSSARNITELVSTIQRQINHAVSSMHAGAGKMEVGLSISGKAQESFVHIESSVEKVNAKVESVNTNIHQLVDANLRIEHVMGIVSAVSETGISVSQETSAASQQQMATTEEIENSAKALAGLAEELQISLQKFTV, from the coding sequence TTGAAATTCAAAAAGAAATTGAATGTGAGTAACTTTAAGAACGTAAGAAACGTGAAAGCCAACCTGTCCATCCTTCGAAACCTTAAACTACGCTTTAAACTACTATTAATGAACGCAATCGCTATTTTGTTCCTACTAATTGTAGGTATTACGGGTTATTATTTCATGGATAAGATGTCTAGTAATTCTACTAGAATGTACGAGGAAAGTCTGCTATCTGTCAAATGGATTAATCAATTGAAATCAAATTTTAATGAAACCGAAGCCAATCTGCTGGAGATGATGCTTTCGACCGATGTGAAATACAAGGTTAAATTAAAAGTTAAATTAGATGAAAACAGTGCAAAGAATAAAGAACTGGTTACTAAATTAGCGGGAATTGCCTTAAATCAAGAGGAAACTGACGCTTTTAAAAGCTTTGAGGAACTGAATCTAAAGTACCGTGAGGTTGTAGTCAGAACCATTGATCATGCTACCCAAAATAATCAAGTAGCCTACCAAGTATATAACAATGAGGTTTCACCTCAAGGTGATAAAACGATAGAAGCGTTGGACAAATTGGTTGTACTCAAAGAGTTTGCTGCTGAACAATTCCAGCGTTCAAGCAGCGCAGACTCAAAGAAGTCACACTGGGTCATTATCCTTACCATTGTTATCGCAATCATCATAATGACGGTAAATGCACTAGCTTTAAATATGATTATTACGACGCCAATTCGCAGATTGCAGGAGCATATGGAGAAAGCGGCAAGCGGTGATCTCTCTGTTAAAGGTGACTACCCTTATGAGGATGAGGTCGGTAAATTGACAGGCTCCTTTAATGTCATGACCGAAAGCTTGCGAAGCTTAGTCAAACAGATTGCAGACAATGCGTTGACACTCTCGGCGAGTTCGGAAGAACTTCTGGCGAGTTCGGAGCAAAGCTCCATGGCTGCGAGGCAGGTAGCGACATCCAGCCAGAAGCTATCCGAAGATTTCGATAAGCAGTTTGCTGGCGTGAATCAAGCAAACGAGGCTGTTCAGCAAATGCTGACAAGTACGAAGCTCATTGATGAGTCAGCCCAAGAGGTTGCTGAGCTCGCAGAACAAGCAACTCAAGCCGCACAAAACGGCAAACAATCCGTTGTCTCGATTGCCGGTCAAATGACGGAAATCTCCGATGCTGTTCGTGAAGTCAACGATGTGATAGAAGCATTAGGTAAGAATGCTCACAAAATCGGTGAGATTGTCAATGTGATCAACGAAATTTCCACTCAAACGAATCTTCTCTCTTTGAATGCTGCTATTGAAGCAGCTCGTGCTGGAGAAGCGGGTCGCGGGTTCGCGGTTGTAGCAGGAGAAGTGCGTAAGCTTGCTGAGCAATCATCTTCGTCTGCACGCAACATTACGGAGCTTGTTTCCACGATTCAAAGACAGATCAATCACGCTGTAAGCTCCATGCATGCAGGAGCAGGCAAAATGGAAGTTGGATTATCGATTTCGGGGAAGGCACAAGAATCCTTCGTACATATCGAATCATCCGTTGAGAAAGTGAATGCGAAAGTGGAAAGTGTGAACACGAATATTCACCAGCTTGTTGATGCTAATTTACGCATAGAACATGTGATGGGAATCGTGAGTGCTGTTTCGGAAACAGGGATTTCCGTCAGTCAAGAGACATCGGCTGCCAGTCAGCAGCAAATGGCCACGACCGAGGAAATTGAGAATTCGGCCAAAGCCTTGGCAGGACTTGCCGAGGAATTACAAATTTCTTTGCAGAAATTTACGGTGTAG
- a CDS encoding diacylglycerol kinase family protein has product MNCPDMRLAAVANIPFYGGSIQICPAASPHDGVADIVVIQSRGRYRLLPILFTVYQGKHIQHPAVSFYKGTSISLRTQNPLLVQAD; this is encoded by the coding sequence ATGAATTGCCCTGATATGCGGCTGGCTGCAGTCGCTAATATCCCCTTTTACGGTGGCTCCATACAAATATGCCCTGCTGCCTCTCCTCACGACGGCGTAGCCGATATTGTCGTGATTCAAAGCAGAGGGCGATACCGATTGCTGCCGATTCTTTTCACAGTTTATCAAGGTAAGCATATCCAGCATCCTGCTGTTTCTTTCTATAAAGGAACGTCGATTTCACTTCGTACACAAAATCCTTTACTCGTCCAAGCGGACTGA
- the lplT gene encoding lysophospholipid transporter LplT encodes MKMNPLQTLYLTQFLSAFADNMILFITLAIINQQAFPDYYIGVVQACFLIAFVILAPFVGAFADKNAKSQVLLVGNAIKAIGIIALFLNLDPAVSYGIVGIGASVYSPAKYGILPSLTHSESELLKANARIEGYTIMAILTGSVCGGVLAKISLTGSIAACFALYLISLLLTLQIPRISGNSSLRYVKEAGSFLTDMKLLLKDRTTRFSLVGTGSFWMTSSVVRLAIIAWVPAHLGIQSVDQISMLVAVTGIGIMVGALMTPKLIPAHKYYNSYLFGIVMIISILLFPLITNLYVTIGLLLLVGFSGGVFIVPMNTVLQDKGQGMVGAGKTIAVQNFLENSMMLAGVGIYTQISKDGLSPDFSITGIAVILAGFVGYLFIQRQRLKIVV; translated from the coding sequence ATGAAAATGAATCCACTTCAGACGCTGTATCTAACGCAATTTCTTTCCGCTTTTGCCGATAATATGATTCTCTTCATTACTCTGGCGATCATTAACCAACAGGCATTCCCTGATTATTATATTGGCGTTGTGCAAGCCTGCTTTCTTATTGCCTTCGTCATTTTGGCACCGTTCGTTGGGGCCTTTGCAGATAAAAATGCGAAATCCCAAGTCCTTCTCGTCGGAAACGCCATCAAAGCCATTGGAATTATAGCCCTATTCCTGAATCTCGATCCTGCTGTCAGTTATGGCATTGTCGGGATAGGAGCCTCGGTTTATTCACCGGCCAAATATGGCATCCTGCCTTCCCTTACGCATTCGGAAAGCGAGCTGCTGAAAGCCAATGCACGTATTGAGGGCTATACGATTATGGCTATTCTCACTGGCTCCGTGTGTGGCGGAGTTTTGGCGAAAATCTCGCTTACAGGGTCTATTGCTGCTTGCTTCGCGCTATACTTGATTTCATTACTTTTAACGCTGCAAATTCCTAGAATTTCAGGCAATTCGAGCCTACGCTACGTCAAAGAGGCCGGGTCATTCCTAACGGATATGAAGCTCTTGTTAAAAGATCGCACGACCCGCTTTTCACTGGTAGGTACGGGCTCATTCTGGATGACTTCTTCCGTCGTCCGTCTTGCGATTATTGCATGGGTGCCGGCACATCTAGGTATACAGTCTGTCGATCAGATTTCGATGCTTGTTGCCGTCACGGGCATAGGTATTATGGTTGGCGCTCTCATGACGCCCAAATTGATTCCAGCGCATAAATATTATAATTCCTATCTATTTGGGATTGTAATGATTATCAGTATATTGCTGTTCCCGCTTATTACTAACTTATATGTCACCATAGGTCTTCTGCTTCTTGTAGGCTTCAGCGGCGGCGTATTTATCGTACCGATGAATACCGTGCTTCAAGATAAAGGACAGGGAATGGTGGGGGCTGGCAAAACAATTGCTGTTCAAAATTTCCTCGAAAATTCCATGATGCTCGCAGGTGTAGGCATATATACACAAATATCCAAGGATGGATTATCGCCTGATTTCTCGATCACGGGAATTGCTGTTATACTCGCTGGCTTCGTAGGATACCTGTTTATACAGCGTCAACGCTTGAAAATCGTCGTGTAA
- a CDS encoding AMP-binding protein: MIKWLFVALLKLLLPLLRPVLMTSFKVRVRGMERLDLTEKTVLIPNHVSLLDAVLLALILPKEVAFVVNTRIAKRFAWLLLFRTHISVDPLNPYSVRKMLKTVQNGIPLVVFPEGRITTTGGMMKVYGGIGYIALRSQACMIPIAINGLEHSKLSYLRGKLKQIWFPAVSITFGEAFQVPMSEHISKRIQKERATDIIRSRMQNHLLESRMKPELNLFNEMLIAAKLHGISTVICEDIISDSALTYRKLLLTTYTMAGLLKQLLKEQKRAAVLLPNAAAHVVTLFSLFRLGVTPAVLNYSAGKQTMLDACETAAVKTIITSKAFIDKAGLADFIDTASGTFKIVYLEDVKQSITFKHKIAGIIHYIRKVQGPVGSGKNEVVLFTSGSESKPKGVVLTHRNIFANIQQAKAVIAFNGSDIVLGAMPMFHSFGLTAGTMLPILSGMKVVLYPNPLHYKVIPELVYDRNITILFGTSTFLSAYARTAHPYDFAHSLKYVVAGAEKLKEEVRQTWSDKFGIRILEGYGTTETAPVISLNTPMYAKKGTVGRIMPGMDYRLEKVEGIELGGNLLVKGPNVMKGYLIHGQGFVPCPEWYSCGDVVQMDDQGYISIQARLQSFAKIGGEKVSLPMVEELVTASLPPEAICAAVSVPDMRKGERIVVYHNILGVQLQQIRESMKQQGHPSFYMPSELRYTEKLPLLGSGKVDYVSIKRSALKDDLET, from the coding sequence ATGATCAAATGGTTGTTTGTTGCTCTGTTAAAGCTGTTACTTCCCTTATTGCGTCCAGTCTTGATGACAAGTTTTAAGGTTAGGGTTAGGGGGATGGAGCGGCTCGACTTGACGGAGAAAACGGTGCTTATTCCTAATCACGTATCATTACTGGATGCTGTGCTCTTAGCTCTGATACTGCCGAAGGAAGTGGCATTTGTTGTAAACACAAGGATTGCTAAGCGTTTTGCTTGGCTGCTCCTTTTTCGGACGCATATTTCGGTAGATCCGTTGAACCCTTACTCCGTGCGAAAGATGCTGAAAACCGTGCAAAACGGTATACCGCTTGTTGTTTTTCCAGAAGGGCGAATCACAACAACCGGGGGCATGATGAAGGTGTATGGTGGGATTGGTTACATTGCTCTGAGATCACAGGCATGCATGATTCCAATTGCGATTAATGGACTGGAGCATTCGAAATTATCTTATCTACGCGGCAAATTGAAGCAGATCTGGTTTCCGGCAGTGAGCATCACGTTTGGGGAAGCTTTTCAAGTGCCCATGAGTGAACATATTTCGAAGCGAATTCAGAAAGAGCGGGCGACGGATATCATACGCAGCCGTATGCAGAATCATTTGCTGGAAAGCCGAATGAAGCCTGAGCTTAATTTATTCAACGAGATGCTGATAGCTGCCAAACTTCATGGCATTTCTACCGTGATTTGTGAAGATATCATAAGTGACTCCGCTTTAACATACCGCAAATTACTGCTCACAACGTATACAATGGCGGGGCTTCTAAAGCAGCTTCTTAAGGAACAGAAGCGTGCTGCCGTTTTATTGCCTAATGCTGCGGCACATGTAGTCACCTTGTTTTCATTATTCCGATTAGGAGTAACACCAGCTGTATTGAATTATTCTGCTGGTAAGCAGACGATGTTGGATGCATGCGAAACAGCCGCGGTGAAGACGATTATTACGTCCAAAGCGTTCATCGACAAAGCGGGACTTGCCGATTTTATCGATACCGCAAGCGGTACTTTCAAGATTGTTTATCTCGAAGATGTTAAACAAAGTATCACTTTTAAACATAAAATTGCCGGTATTATTCACTATATACGGAAAGTTCAAGGACCGGTTGGCTCAGGAAAGAACGAGGTTGTTCTTTTTACATCAGGCAGTGAGAGTAAACCGAAGGGTGTCGTTCTTACACACCGTAATATATTCGCTAATATTCAGCAGGCTAAGGCAGTTATTGCCTTTAATGGGTCGGATATTGTGCTGGGCGCGATGCCGATGTTTCACTCCTTTGGATTGACCGCAGGAACGATGCTGCCCATCCTTTCGGGTATGAAAGTCGTGCTTTACCCTAATCCCTTACATTATAAAGTCATTCCGGAGCTAGTCTACGATCGCAATATTACGATTCTGTTTGGAACTTCAACATTTCTTTCGGCTTATGCGAGAACTGCACATCCGTATGATTTTGCCCACTCCCTCAAGTATGTCGTGGCTGGTGCTGAGAAGTTGAAGGAGGAAGTCCGTCAAACCTGGTCCGATAAATTCGGGATTCGTATTCTAGAGGGGTATGGGACAACGGAGACAGCGCCCGTCATATCGCTTAACACACCTATGTACGCAAAGAAGGGTACAGTGGGGCGAATCATGCCAGGTATGGATTACCGTTTGGAAAAGGTGGAAGGAATTGAGCTTGGCGGTAACTTGTTGGTGAAGGGGCCGAATGTGATGAAAGGTTATCTCATTCATGGTCAAGGCTTCGTCCCTTGCCCAGAGTGGTATAGCTGCGGAGATGTTGTGCAAATGGATGATCAAGGGTATATCTCGATTCAAGCTAGGTTGCAGTCTTTTGCCAAAATTGGTGGGGAGAAAGTGTCACTGCCGATGGTGGAGGAGCTTGTGACGGCAAGCTTGCCGCCCGAGGCGATATGCGCAGCGGTTAGTGTGCCGGATATGCGTAAAGGGGAGCGAATTGTTGTCTATCATAATATCCTTGGTGTCCAGCTACAGCAAATCAGAGAGTCGATGAAACAGCAAGGTCATCCCTCATTCTACATGCCTTCGGAGCTTCGTTATACGGAAAAATTGCCGCTTCTAGGAAGTGGAAAAGTAGACTATGTGTCGATCAAGCGATCGGCTTTGAAGGATGATCTTGAAACCTAA
- a CDS encoding VOC family protein, whose product MSDNSLTQIGQISVNAADIPRAVAFYRDTLGMKFLFQASQMAFFDCNGVRLMLSLPEKPEFNHPGSVIYYKVGDINQVYEAFLERGVSFISEPHVVANMGSFDIWMAFFRDTEGNTLAITSDVPNGN is encoded by the coding sequence ATGAGCGATAACAGCTTAACTCAAATTGGACAAATCTCAGTAAATGCAGCTGACATTCCTAGAGCAGTTGCCTTTTACCGCGACACATTAGGCATGAAGTTTTTGTTTCAAGCTTCTCAAATGGCTTTTTTTGATTGCAATGGCGTTCGATTGATGCTAAGCCTTCCTGAAAAACCTGAGTTTAATCATCCTGGATCTGTTATTTATTATAAGGTTGGGGACATTAATCAGGTCTATGAGGCTTTTCTAGAACGAGGAGTGTCCTTTATTAGTGAGCCGCATGTGGTAGCTAATATGGGCAGCTTCGATATTTGGATGGCTTTCTTTCGGGATACAGAGGGAAATACCTTGGCAATTACCAGTGACGTCCCTAATGGAAATTAA
- a CDS encoding glycerophosphodiester phosphodiesterase, translated as MNKHKPIVIGHRGAAGEAPENTLASFALALEQGAEGIELDVHITKDGEIVVCHDATLDRTTNGSGLICDHSWSELKSLDAGSWFSEAFAGERLPLLHEVFDLLPRGFFINVEVKHAYEGRMEKALLAFLRESSRMEDVVISSFDHKVIRRIKQAEPGAKVGLLYAANLMDHTAYAGQIGVDVFSLHPHHQCIEQEDVAAAVSSGLAVYPYTVNDLADYHRLIASGVSGIITDYPARLRELLNL; from the coding sequence ATGAACAAACATAAACCGATTGTAATTGGACATCGCGGAGCGGCTGGGGAAGCACCGGAAAATACGCTAGCTTCTTTTGCATTAGCTTTGGAGCAAGGGGCAGAAGGCATCGAACTAGATGTACATATAACGAAAGACGGAGAGATTGTCGTCTGTCATGATGCTACGCTCGATCGAACGACGAATGGTTCCGGGCTTATTTGTGATCACAGTTGGAGTGAATTGAAGTCGTTGGATGCTGGCTCTTGGTTCTCTGAGGCGTTCGCGGGGGAACGGTTACCACTTTTGCATGAAGTATTCGATTTATTGCCGCGAGGGTTCTTTATCAATGTGGAAGTGAAGCATGCTTATGAAGGACGAATGGAGAAGGCGCTTCTAGCATTTTTGCGTGAAAGCAGCCGAATGGAAGATGTGGTCATTTCTTCTTTTGATCACAAGGTGATTCGCCGAATTAAGCAGGCTGAGCCTGGGGCGAAGGTTGGTTTGTTATACGCTGCAAACCTTATGGATCATACTGCTTATGCAGGGCAAATAGGTGTAGATGTGTTTTCGTTGCATCCTCATCACCAATGCATTGAGCAAGAAGATGTTGCTGCGGCAGTATCCTCTGGGCTTGCTGTTTATCCTTATACGGTAAATGACTTGGCCGATTATCATAGGCTGATTGCATCCGGTGTTTCAGGAATAATTACCGATTACCCTGCTAGACTTAGAGAGCTATTGAACCTGTAG
- a CDS encoding carbohydrate ABC transporter permease, which produces MNTMNRDLPLSTTKPKAKAGQPPRALIHQKWAETLLGYVFLLPSILLFAIFLFYPLLQTFYLSFHETDPRGRVASYVGFDNFIAIFTSERFYKSLEVTGLFTLLTVPTCIALALLLAALTHNHLKGMRIFQFIFSLPVVLSVGTSAVIWMMLFHPSVGMLNYLLSIVGLEPVAWLTDPRWALLSVSMMTVWMNLGFTYIVLLSGLQGIPEEIYDSAKIDGSGPFRTFIQIVFPLLSPTVFFVTIVSIIGAFQSFGQIHILTKGGPVNSTDVLVYSLYQDAFINFRFGTGSAQALVLFTIILIFTFVQFKVFERNVHYQ; this is translated from the coding sequence ATGAATACGATGAATAGAGATTTACCGCTTTCAACAACCAAGCCAAAAGCAAAAGCGGGGCAACCTCCCCGTGCGCTTATCCATCAGAAATGGGCGGAAACGCTGCTTGGTTATGTTTTCTTACTCCCTTCGATTTTGCTGTTTGCTATCTTTCTTTTTTACCCCCTGCTTCAAACCTTCTATCTGAGCTTTCATGAGACGGATCCGCGAGGGAGAGTTGCTTCTTACGTCGGTTTCGATAACTTCATTGCTATCTTCACTTCCGAGCGATTTTATAAAAGTTTGGAAGTCACAGGTCTTTTTACACTTCTTACGGTGCCAACCTGCATTGCTCTTGCGCTTTTACTCGCCGCACTAACACACAATCATTTGAAGGGAATGCGGATCTTTCAATTCATCTTCTCGCTGCCTGTTGTTCTGTCAGTTGGAACCTCTGCGGTGATCTGGATGATGCTTTTTCACCCGAGTGTCGGGATGTTGAATTACTTGCTGAGCATTGTTGGCTTAGAGCCAGTAGCTTGGTTAACAGATCCAAGATGGGCACTGCTTTCCGTCTCTATGATGACAGTTTGGATGAATCTTGGATTTACTTACATCGTCCTTCTCAGTGGCCTGCAAGGAATACCAGAAGAAATTTATGATAGCGCCAAAATCGACGGATCAGGTCCATTCCGTACCTTTATCCAAATCGTATTCCCCTTGCTTTCACCGACGGTATTCTTCGTCACCATTGTGTCGATCATTGGTGCTTTTCAGTCCTTCGGACAGATTCACATTTTGACCAAAGGCGGACCTGTTAATTCCACAGATGTCCTTGTATACAGCTTGTATCAAGATGCCTTCATCAACTTCCGATTCGGGACTGGTAGTGCTCAGGCCCTTGTCCTGTTCACCATCATCCTTATTTTCACCTTTGTGCAATTTAAAGTTTTTGAAAGGAATGTGCACTATCAATGA
- a CDS encoding carbohydrate ABC transporter permease encodes MTHRLQNTFVYVLLIIFAALVLYPIFYTFTAAFMTPEEASAYPPRFWPSSFYIGSIVAVFQLVPIGKFIANSLVVSIIITAGQLITSSMAAYAFANIRFKGKAVFFALFMATMMIPWEVTIIPNYLTVKKWDWLDSIQGLTVPFLATAFGTFLLRQFFLQLPKELFEAARIDGCGHFRCFFRIVLPLGRPALATLAVYAFLNSWNMYLWPLLITNSEEMRTVQIGIAMLQFEELTVWNLVLAGVTIVLLPSLLLLVLGLKQLVRGLTAGAVKG; translated from the coding sequence ATGACCCATCGATTACAAAATACCTTCGTGTATGTTCTGTTAATCATATTCGCTGCACTCGTGCTCTATCCTATTTTTTATACGTTTACCGCAGCATTCATGACACCTGAGGAAGCATCGGCCTATCCGCCCCGCTTCTGGCCGAGCAGCTTTTATATCGGCAGTATAGTCGCCGTGTTCCAATTAGTCCCCATCGGCAAATTTATAGCCAACAGTTTGGTCGTTTCGATCATCATTACGGCTGGACAGCTCATTACATCCAGCATGGCCGCTTACGCCTTTGCTAACATTCGTTTCAAGGGTAAAGCTGTCTTCTTCGCGTTATTCATGGCCACCATGATGATTCCGTGGGAAGTCACCATCATTCCCAACTATTTGACGGTCAAAAAATGGGACTGGCTCGATAGCATTCAGGGCTTAACCGTTCCATTCCTGGCGACTGCTTTCGGCACCTTTCTGCTGCGCCAATTTTTCTTACAGCTGCCTAAGGAGCTGTTCGAAGCAGCGCGGATTGATGGTTGTGGACACTTCCGCTGCTTTTTCCGAATTGTCCTGCCCCTAGGCCGCCCAGCACTTGCAACGCTAGCCGTCTATGCGTTCCTAAACTCGTGGAACATGTACTTATGGCCGCTTCTCATCACCAACAGCGAGGAAATGCGAACGGTTCAGATTGGCATTGCCATGCTTCAATTCGAAGAATTAACCGTTTGGAACTTGGTCTTAGCAGGCGTAACTATCGTCTTGCTGCCTTCACTATTGCTTTTAGTACTCGGTTTGAAGCAGCTCGTTCGAGGGCTTACTGCTGGTGCTGTGAAAGGTTAG
- a CDS encoding ABC transporter substrate-binding protein produces the protein MKTLKMRSSAIAITALMVLLTSACGKAETTTSGSTADIKASASPAAAETKKQAEPVKVIWWHSMSGELGKAVDKLVTDFNSSQKDVQVEAVFQGTYDESLNKMKASMDSKSGPSLIQVYEIGSRFMIDSKAITPVQKYVDADQFDLTQLEDNILNYYKFDGKLYSMPFNTSNPILYYNKDMFKAAGLDPEKPPTTFEEVAKASQTLSKDGKAGASFAIYGWFMEQFFAGQGAEYLNNGNGRTAVATESMINSESGVKTLTWWKQMVDSKTATNLGRKTDDTKKAFLAGQVAMTLDSTASLRGIVSGADGKFQVGTSTLPKPTDAKDGGVVVGGASLYILNNKSEAEQKGAWEFIKFLTKPQTQAWWHVNTGYFPITKKAYDEQLVKDNLAKYPQFQTAIDQLHNTKANKATQGAVMGVFPEARQLVETAIEEALTGKKAPKEALDGAAKSITEKIAAYNKTVK, from the coding sequence ATGAAGACATTGAAAATGAGAAGTTCAGCTATCGCAATAACAGCACTCATGGTGCTATTGACTAGCGCATGCGGCAAGGCTGAAACGACGACATCTGGCAGTACAGCAGATATCAAAGCATCCGCTTCTCCTGCTGCCGCAGAAACAAAAAAACAGGCTGAACCAGTTAAAGTTATCTGGTGGCACTCGATGAGCGGTGAGCTCGGCAAAGCTGTAGATAAACTTGTAACAGACTTCAACTCTTCCCAGAAAGATGTTCAAGTTGAAGCTGTTTTTCAAGGCACATACGATGAAAGCTTAAATAAAATGAAAGCTTCTATGGATAGCAAAAGCGGACCTTCTCTTATTCAAGTATACGAAATCGGCTCTCGTTTCATGATCGACTCCAAGGCCATTACGCCAGTTCAAAAGTATGTCGATGCTGATCAATTTGATCTCACCCAACTTGAAGATAATATTCTGAATTACTATAAATTCGATGGCAAACTGTATTCCATGCCTTTCAACACATCGAATCCGATTCTTTATTACAACAAAGACATGTTTAAAGCTGCCGGTCTTGATCCTGAAAAGCCGCCAACAACTTTTGAAGAGGTTGCCAAAGCTTCTCAAACATTAAGCAAAGACGGTAAAGCAGGCGCATCCTTCGCCATCTACGGATGGTTTATGGAGCAATTCTTTGCTGGACAAGGTGCCGAATACCTTAACAATGGTAACGGTCGTACAGCCGTAGCTACGGAATCCATGATCAATAGTGAATCAGGCGTGAAGACTTTGACGTGGTGGAAGCAAATGGTTGACAGCAAAACAGCTACTAACCTAGGACGCAAGACAGACGATACGAAGAAAGCGTTCTTGGCTGGACAAGTCGCTATGACATTAGACTCCACAGCCTCACTCCGCGGGATCGTGAGCGGTGCTGACGGTAAATTCCAAGTCGGAACCAGCACCCTGCCTAAACCAACTGATGCGAAGGATGGCGGTGTTGTTGTCGGTGGTGCAAGTCTCTATATCTTAAACAACAAATCCGAAGCTGAACAAAAAGGTGCATGGGAGTTCATCAAATTCCTGACAAAACCACAAACACAAGCTTGGTGGCACGTTAACACTGGCTACTTCCCAATTACGAAGAAAGCTTACGACGAGCAGCTGGTGAAGGATAACCTTGCCAAATATCCGCAATTCCAAACTGCAATTGATCAACTGCACAATACAAAAGCTAATAAAGCCACACAAGGTGCTGTAATGGGTGTATTCCCAGAAGCGCGTCAGCTTGTAGAAACGGCGATCGAAGAAGCTCTAACAGGTAAGAAGGCGCCGAAAGAAGCGTTGGATGGTGCTGCGAAGAGTATCACGGAGAAAATTGCCGCTTATAACAAGACAGTGAAGTAA